AATTTCctccaacaaaccataaaaatcattgctgcacctccttcattggatgacgatacgcacaccccactattcatggtattcttgcCCATTCCATAGTCTTGAGTATGTAAATTATATCCATTTTTGAAATATGCTAGCCAAGTGCGTACGCATGAATTTGGACCACATGacagatggattagccattcttgctcaaggtgagcttgattagcttgaacctaaggtcaaaacacaaattgttaaaagtatgcatatgtatcaacaaaatataaattttttacttacatatgatttgaaccatgcagcaaattcttcttcacaaaatcgatcgaactcttgtgtcgataattcagaatataagttgataaatatcctactcaaaaaaacatattgttacacaaacaattgaaaaaataaaaaaaataaaaataaaaataaaaatatatacttactcgtaatatgacgatacttctggacaatttagtaaaatatatgtttgggctgcccgccattctttaccagttaagtatctttgtttacaaggtacacttggtcgaccaaggtagttaaaaattgaaaataaggtaacatttggatcaataggaccctcatcatttctgcccgGTCTTCACCTTTTGCattgaacatgaggttcaaaataatatgatgcaaaagtggtgacttcctccacaatgtatgcattaacaatagaggcttcaactcgtgctttatttttcacttttttcttcaaatgatataagaatctgttgaagatataaaaaattatataaaatatatatatatatgatccaggAGTAGaagtaatttatttttttccattcaaacagtcgaattatacaaataagacaatctacctttcaaatggatacatccaccgaaaatggacgggtcctccaactttggcctcatatggcaagtgaaccaaaagatgctccatggagtcaaaaaaagagggtggaaatatcctttccaaattgcacaaattgattggaatatctctctctaacttctccatgtgtgaacgtctcaaaactgttgagcaaatatcatgtaggaaaatacttaactctgtaatcgctccccatacaaattgtggtaagagttccttaaaagctataggaatcagtctttgcattatgatatgacaatcatgacttttcataccaattaacttccattctttcatatcgacacatcttccaagattagagatatacccatctggaaatttcaaagatttcaacaattcacataggacacgtcgttgatccttatttaatgtataaactacctttggctttggtcccctactattttcatcaacatcaagagtgggtcttttacatatgagtcgcatatcttttcttgcattgagattgtcttttgtttttccagTGATATCCATCACAGTATTTATCAAGAGTGTGACATTTTCTACACGCACACCTTATCTTCTTTCCATCCATATACATAACTTGActagatacaaaattcaaaaattgccTTAGGCCAGTGATAAACTAAGGAGTTAACCCCTGATGATTAGGCAAattcttgttatacatccaacttcgctcattctgcattttacctgaattcaactattcagttaaacattattaaaagttactatagataaatcttatcattgaagacaaaacaaaaacaacagctaatcaaaaagaaggaatgcaattaatcaactataatataattatttaaagctaactttatatacaaaTTAGTAAATGCATAATAATGAACTTAATAATACCGAAAAGAAGTCAACAAATACAGCtatcttcaactacactgagatcacggcaaaatgagacctgcacaaacaacattatcaattCAGGCAATAATTTtcgaatattaaataaaaattcagaAGGTCCACGCCGGCAGCCAGACGCCGGCCAGCCACACGCCGGCCAGGCAGCGGCCTGCCGGTGTCTAGACAGGGACTGCTGGAGGCCAGGCAGGGCGTGCCGGAGGCCAGGCAGGGACTGCCGGAGGCCAGGCAGGGCGTGTCGGAGGCCAGGCAGGGCCTGGCGCCGGCGGCCAGGCAGGGCCTGGCGCCGGCGGCCAGGCAGGGCCTGGCGCCGGCGGCCAGGCAGGCCCTGTTATCGGCGGCCAGGCAGGGCCTGTCTCCGGCGGCCAGGCAGGGCCTGGCGCCGGTGGCCATGCAGGGCCAGGCAGCGGCGGGGAGGCATCGCCTGGCGCCGGCGGCCATGCTCGCACCTGGCCAGGCAGCGCCTAGCCGCGCCCAGGCAGCGCCTGCCCGCGGCCAGCCCACGCCGGCATGCAGCCACGCGAcgccgagagagggagatccGACGGCTTACCAAACGAACAACTTCCACCGCGGGAGATCAAGCGATCATCGTAGATCACGCGTCGGAGATGTGGCCGAAACCCAGGAAATCGCAGCTGGGAGGGGGAACAGGGGAGTGAGAGAGGAAAGAAATGAGGGAATGGAAAAAGAATCGGGGTTGAGTTAGATCTAAGGTTTTTAGCATCAAATATTTTTTGTTCCCattttcgtccctaaatttgggacgaatccaaggaTTCTTCCCCATGTTTGGaacaaatcctggattcatcccaaaatctgggacgaattcaggaattcgtcccagaatttaattttcttttaataaaagaGGAACAAAATCATAAGgaataaatacggacctagagacatcagaatttgatgaaacaagtttctatgcattcgtatcattgtcctgatcataaatatatccataaaaatatttttgaccaaatatatttatttttggaattttttatttccaatttgacctaatttggggttaaaaatttgaatcacttaaaatattaattaaaaattatggatgatgacatatttTTGATCAggtcaatgatacgaacgcatagaaacttgtttcatcaaattccgatgtctctaggtcaagatataaggcgtcccattttgttttttttttaaataattaaatttttgggacgaatctctggattcgtcccaaactttgggatgaattcttggattcgtcccaaaactgaaaatatttttaaataaataaaatcaaacactgaaggcatatatcttgacctagaaatatcagaatttcatgaaacaagtttctatgcattcgtatcattgatctaatcgtaaatatgtcaccatccattaatttttaattaataatttaagtgattcaaatttttaaccccaaattaggtcaaattcgaattaaaaaattccaaaataaatatatttggttaaaaatatttttatggatatatttatgatcaggacaacgatacgaacgcatataaatttgtttcattaaattccgatgtctctaggtagatattttttaaaacatatataggtttcTACTAACTAAAAAGGTggtgtagtgaacggttgtaaatttgtgtctgaaagcttaaataaggacctagagacatcagaatttgatgaaacaagctTCTATACGTTCGCATCATTGAcatgatcgtaaatatgtcaccatccataatttttaattaataatttaagtgattcaaattttaaaccgtaaattaggtcaaattcgaattaaaaaattccaaaaataaatatatttagtaaaaaatatttgtATGGATATCTTTACGATCAGgttaatgatacgaatgcatagaaacttgtttcatcaaattccgatgtctctaggtcaagatatatgcatttatttttaattaaattttaagtgattcaaatttttacccAAATTAGGTCATTAGAATACCAttccaaaactgaaaatatttttaaataaataaaatcaaacaccgaaGTCTTaaatcttgacctagagacatcggaatttcatgaaacaagtttctatgcgttcgtatcgttgatctaatcgtaaatatgtcaccatccataatttttaattaataatttaagtgattcaaatttttaaccccaaattaggtcaaatttgaattaaaaaattccaaaaataaatatatttggtcaaaaatatttttatggatatatttatgatcaggacaacgaAACGAAcgtatagaaatttgtttcatcaaattctgatgtctctatgtagatattttttaaaacatatataggtttctactaactaaaaaggtgttgtgcagtgaacggttgtaaatttgtgtctgaaaacttaaatatggacctagagacatcagaatttgatgaaacaagtttctatacgttcgcATCGTTGAcatgatcgtaaatatatcaccatccataatttttaattaataatttaagtgattcaaatttttaaccccaaattaggtcaaattcaaattaaaaaattccaaaaataaatatatttgttcaaaaatatttgtatggatatatttatgatcaggtcaATGATACGtatgcatagaaatttgtttcatcaaattctgatgtctctaggtcaagatataagacgtcccattttgttttttttttaaaataattaaaattttgggaCTAATCtaaagattcgtcccaaactttgggatgaatacctagattcatcccaaattttgggatgaatccagagattcgtcccaaaactgaagatatttttaaataaataaaaccaaacaccaaaggcttatatcttgacctagagacatcagaatttcataaaacaagtttctatacgttcgtatcgttgATCTAATCTTAAATATGccaccatccataatttttaattaataatttaagtgattcaaatttttaaccctaaattaggtcaaattagaattaaaaaattccaaaaataaatatatttggtc
The genomic region above belongs to Zingiber officinale cultivar Zhangliang chromosome 11A, Zo_v1.1, whole genome shotgun sequence and contains:
- the LOC122031424 gene encoding translation initiation factor IF-2-like, whose protein sequence is MEWSGRSTPAARRRPATRRPGSGLPVSRQGLLEARQGVPEARQGLPEARQGVSEARQGLAPAARQGLAPAARQGLAPAARQALLSAARQGLSPAARQGLAPVAMQGQAAAGRHRLAPAAMLAPGQAAPSRAQAAPARGQPTPACSHATPREGDPTAYQTNNFHRGRSSDHRRSRVGDVAETQEIAAGRGNRGVREERNEGMEKESGLS